A genomic segment from Aegilops tauschii subsp. strangulata cultivar AL8/78 chromosome 1, Aet v6.0, whole genome shotgun sequence encodes:
- the LOC109751245 gene encoding PRA1 family protein F3: MSKYGTIPISSSSSDAPPPGSSPLDFISRAKARGASALATRQPWRELADPKALAVPRGLGDAYLRARANLAHFSMNYAIVVLGVVFLSLLWHPFSLIVFLACMVAWVFLYFLRDVPLALFGHTIGDGVVLAVLSALTLILLLLTGATGNILTSLLVGLVLVLLHALLHRPADSIDEEAGRWYTPVTPPQPY, from the coding sequence ATGTCGAAGTACGGAACCATccccatctcctcctcctcctccgatgcCCCGCCTCCCGGCTCCTCTCCGCTCGACTTCATCTCCCGGGCCAAGGCCCGCGGCGCGTCGGCACTCGCGACGCGCCAACCCTGGCGTGAGCTGGCCGACCCAAAGGCCCTCGCTGTGCCCCGGGGGCTAGGGGACGCCTACCTCCGCGCCCGCGCCAACCTCGCGCATTTCTCCATGAACTACGCCATCGTGGTCCTCGGCGTCGTCTTCCTCTCCCTGCTCTGGCACCCCTTTTCCCTCATCGTCTTCCTCGCCTGCATGGTCGCCTGGGTCTTCCTCTACTTCctccgcgacgtcccgctcgctcTCTTCGGCCACACCATCGGTGACGGCGTCGTGCTCGCCGTCCTCTCGGCCCTCACGCTCATCCTGCTCCTGCTCACCGGAGCCACCGGCAACATCCTCACCTCGCTGCTCGTCGGGCTGGTGCTCGTCCTGCTGCACGCCTTGCTGCATCGCCCCGCGGACAGCATCGACGAGGAGGCCGGACGGTGGTACACACCCGTCACACCGCCGCAGCCGTACTAG